From the Primulina tabacum isolate GXHZ01 chromosome 3, ASM2559414v2, whole genome shotgun sequence genome, one window contains:
- the LOC142538240 gene encoding uncharacterized protein LOC142538240 — protein MRKSFPETDIRGIPRINSKVHVWKKNHGSLVTMLTRSGIGWNDTDKMIDVKDVDWNEYVKADPNARLMRHKSWPFYHDWCEIFGKDRATGEHARGFPDMVEELNDKEKQNENDVDIGIDKLLHDSYDETTSMSRSSWVVMRMRKRQLLKNVNLLMSILILLLRCKDVVNNTHELELFFSLHDEARVLLMKKLLGLFHILKKLLSHISGF, from the exons ATGCGGAAATCATTTCCAGAAACAGATATACGTGGAATTCCCCGTATCAACTCAAAAGTCCATGTATGGAAAAAAAACCATGGATCATTGGTTACTATGCTTACTCGAAGTGGGATAGGGTGGAATGATACCGACAAAATGATTGATGTAAAAGATGTTGATTGGAATGAATACGTGAAG GCTGATCCAAATGCAAGGCTGATGAGACACAAGTCTTGGCCATTTTATCATGATTGGTGTGAAATTTTTGGTAAGGATAGAGCTACTGGTGAGCATGCACGAGGATTTCCTGACATGGTGGAGGAATTAAATGATAAGGAAAAGCAAAATGAAAATGATGTTGATATTGGTATTGACAAATTACTACATGATTCGTATGATGAAACAACATCGATGTCTAGAAGTAGTTGGGTCGTAATGAGAATGAGAAAAAGACAGCTTCTAAAAAACGTAAATCTTTTGATGTCGATCTTGATATTATTGTTGAGATG CAAAGATGTTGTGAACAATACACATGAATTGGAGCTTTTCTTTAGCTTGCATGATGAGGCACGAGTTTTACTTATGAAGAAACTGTTGGGTTTATTTCATATTCTGAAAAAACTATTGTCGCATATTTCAGGTTTTTAG